Part of the Neisseria leonii genome is shown below.
GCAGGGTGTCTGCCAATTGCTGAGCCAGCAGATAGGGCGGATTAATGACGAACATACCGCTGCCGTGCATACCGAAACCGTCGGCGCGCGGGGTGTGGACGTGCAGTTCGGCTTGCAGATAATGATGGGGGGCGAGTTTTTTCAGCTGTTCGGGCAGTTTGCGGCTCTCTTCGCGGCTCAGGCAGGGATACCAGATCAGATAGCAGCCCGAGGCAAAGCGTTTTTGTGCCGCCTGTACGGTTTTAATCACGCGCGCGTAATCCTGTTTTTCTTCATACGGCGGATCCATCAGCACCACGGCGCGGCGGGTCGGCGGCGGCAGCAGGGCGGTCAGGCCTGCGAAGCCGTCTTCTTGGCGGACGAGGCCGCGCTTTTTCAGTCCGGCAGCCTGCATATTGTTTTGCAGGTGGGCAAAGTCGGCAGGGTGCAGCTCGAACAGGCGCAGTTTGTCGTCGGCACGGGTGTGTGCCTGTGCCAGCCAAGGCGAGCCGCAATAGCGGCTTTCCTGCGGCAGAATGGCTTTCAGACGGCCTCGGAAGGTTTCCAGCAGCGGCGGCAGCGTTTCGGCCTGCATCAGACGCTCGATGCCTTGGCGGTATTCGCCGACTTTCTGTGCTTCGCTGCCGTCCAGCCGATACAGGCCGGCACCGCTGTGGGTGTCGATATACCAATACGGTTTGTCTTTTCGGTTGAAGTAATCCAACGTCAGCCAGAGAATAAAATGTTTGAGAACATCGGCATGGTTGCCGGCATGGTAGGCGTGGCGGTAGCTGAGCATGGTTGAAGGGGAGAGGTCAAAAGGGTTATTTTATCGGGAATACGGCCGGCCGTCTGCCGGTGGGCAGGCATGTTTTGGCAGGATTTCGATGCATTCTACGTAATGGAAATTCGGTTGATGCCCGTAAAACACAAATAACCCTGCATACTGACAAACAGCAGGATCGGGTAGAGATATATTCAGTCCATTCAGGCGGCAGGCACCAGTCTGCCGCCTGCTGTGTTTGATGCTGGTTCTGCCGGGGGCGAACGGTGTGCCGGTTTGCATACAGATGCAGGCAGATTTAGCATCTGGCACATCATCAGGCCGTTTGAAAGCCTGCCGTTCCTTATCCGGCGCTGCGGTGTAGGTGGCAGGCTGTTTGAAGGAATGTATGCGGAGAAGGACGGCTGCCGTCTATTCGACGCG
Proteins encoded:
- a CDS encoding 23S rRNA (adenine(2030)-N(6))-methyltransferase RlmJ, which produces MLSYRHAYHAGNHADVLKHFILWLTLDYFNRKDKPYWYIDTHSGAGLYRLDGSEAQKVGEYRQGIERLMQAETLPPLLETFRGRLKAILPQESRYCGSPWLAQAHTRADDKLRLFELHPADFAHLQNNMQAAGLKKRGLVRQEDGFAGLTALLPPPTRRAVVLMDPPYEEKQDYARVIKTVQAAQKRFASGCYLIWYPCLSREESRKLPEQLKKLAPHHYLQAELHVHTPRADGFGMHGSGMFVINPPYLLAQQLADTLPALCRLLAQDSGARSHLDSRND